A single genomic interval of Nitrosomonadales bacterium harbors:
- a CDS encoding SDR family oxidoreductase has protein sequence MTTFLVTGASGFVGQALCAELLFRGHSVCGAVRSRMSSISSAVPVAVVGEIGADTDWTVALDGVEVVIHLAARVHVMRENAMDPLAEFRRINVAGTEHLARCAAASGVKRMVYVSSIKVNGEQTSSGQQFSETDMPAAQDPYGVSKWEAEQALRRVASETGLEDVIVRPPLVYGPGVKGNFAQMLNVVAKGIPLPFASLQNRRSLICLGNLVDALIACSTHPAAAGQTYLVSDGEDVSTTALIEKMAHALGRNSRLFYLPPVLLRILAALLGRPEQIARLLGSLRVNDEKIRGDLAWVSPFTMEQGLQATADWYLGHTSGQGKDG, from the coding sequence ATGACCACATTTCTTGTGACTGGTGCCAGCGGGTTTGTGGGGCAGGCGTTGTGTGCCGAATTGTTGTTCAGGGGGCATTCGGTGTGTGGTGCGGTACGTAGCCGGATGTCTTCGATTTCGTCCGCAGTGCCAGTTGCTGTGGTCGGGGAGATCGGTGCAGACACGGATTGGACGGTTGCACTGGATGGCGTGGAAGTGGTGATTCATCTTGCTGCGCGCGTGCATGTGATGCGCGAAAACGCTATGGACCCATTGGCTGAATTTCGTCGCATCAATGTCGCGGGAACGGAACATCTGGCCCGATGCGCTGCGGCCAGCGGCGTGAAGCGCATGGTTTATGTCAGCTCCATCAAGGTCAATGGCGAGCAGACCTCCAGTGGGCAGCAATTCTCCGAGACAGACATGCCCGCGGCACAAGATCCCTACGGTGTTTCAAAATGGGAAGCCGAACAGGCATTGCGCCGTGTGGCCAGTGAGACTGGTCTGGAAGATGTCATTGTGCGCCCCCCGCTGGTGTACGGGCCGGGCGTGAAGGGCAACTTTGCGCAGATGTTGAATGTGGTTGCAAAAGGTATTCCATTGCCGTTTGCGTCCTTGCAGAATCGGCGCAGCCTGATTTGTCTGGGTAATCTAGTGGATGCGCTCATTGCCTGCTCGACACATCCTGCAGCAGCGGGCCAGACCTATCTGGTGAGCGATGGCGAGGATGTCTCTACAACAGCCCTGATCGAGAAGATGGCGCATGCTTTGGGGCGCAACAGTCGTTTGTTTTACTTGCCGCCGGTACTGTTGCGCATTTTGGCAGCCTTGTTGGGGCGCCCCGAACAAATTGCCAGACTGCTCGGCTCGTTGCGAGTGAATGATGAAAAGATACGCGGCGACCTGGCGTGGGTTTCTCCATTTACGATGGAGCAGGGCTTGCAAGCGACGGCGGACTGGTATCTCGGTCATACATCCGGCCAGGGGAAAGATGGATGA
- the rfbB gene encoding dTDP-glucose 4,6-dehydratase: MILVTGGAGFIGSNFVLDWFAQNDEGIVNLDKLTYAGNLENLASLKDDARHVFVQGDIGDAGLIGGLLSRYRPRAIINFAAESHVDRSIHGPEDFIQTNVVGTFHLLEAVRAYWSGLIDKEKDDFRFLHVSTDEVYGSLAKDEPAFSETRRYEPNSPYSASKAASDHLVRAYHHTYGLPVLTTNCSNNYGPYHFPEKLIPLMIVNALAGKPLPIYGDGQQIRDWLFVKDHCSAIRRVLEAGKVGEVYNVGGWNEKANLDIVHTVCDLLDELRPLKLGSRKSEVGSGKDSPPTPPSLPPTYRSLIAFVADRPGHDRRYAIDARKIERELGWKPAETFETGIRKTVQWYLDNPEWVGHVQSGAYRNWVEKNYAERT; the protein is encoded by the coding sequence ATGATTCTGGTTACAGGCGGAGCAGGTTTCATCGGCTCGAATTTTGTGCTGGACTGGTTCGCGCAGAACGACGAGGGCATCGTCAATCTGGATAAGCTGACTTACGCCGGGAATCTGGAGAATCTCGCTTCCCTTAAGGACGATGCGCGTCATGTCTTTGTGCAGGGCGATATCGGTGACGCAGGACTGATCGGAGGACTGTTGTCCCGATATCGACCTCGCGCCATCATCAACTTTGCTGCGGAAAGCCATGTGGATCGATCCATCCACGGCCCGGAAGATTTCATACAAACCAACGTCGTCGGCACCTTCCACCTGCTCGAAGCGGTTCGCGCCTACTGGAGCGGCCTGATAGATAAGGAAAAAGACGACTTCCGATTCCTGCATGTGTCCACCGATGAAGTGTATGGTTCGCTCGCCAAGGACGAGCCGGCTTTCAGCGAGACGCGCCGCTACGAACCGAACAGCCCTTATTCCGCCAGCAAGGCGGCCAGCGACCATCTGGTGCGCGCCTACCACCATACCTATGGCCTGCCGGTACTGACCACCAACTGTTCCAACAACTACGGGCCGTACCATTTCCCGGAGAAACTCATCCCGCTGATGATCGTCAATGCACTCGCGGGAAAACCCTTGCCGATATATGGCGACGGGCAGCAAATCCGGGACTGGCTGTTTGTAAAGGATCATTGCAGCGCGATCCGCCGCGTGCTGGAAGCGGGCAAGGTCGGGGAGGTTTACAACGTCGGCGGCTGGAACGAGAAAGCCAACCTCGATATCGTGCACACGGTGTGTGATCTGCTCGACGAGCTGCGCCCCTTGAAACTGGGGAGTCGGAAGTCGGAAGTGGGAAGTGGGAAAGACTCCCCCCCCACTCCCCCCTCCCTCCCCCCCACTTACCGCTCTTTAATCGCCTTCGTTGCCGACCGTCCGGGTCATGACCGCCGCTACGCAATCGATGCGCGCAAGATCGAGCGCGAACTCGGCTGGAAGCCGGCCGAGACCTTCGAGACCGGCATCCGCAAGACCGTGCAATGGTATCTGGACAATCCGGAATGGGTGGGCCATGTACAGTCGGGCGCCTATCGTAACTGGGTAGAAAAGAATTACGCGGAACGCACCTGA
- the rfbD gene encoding dTDP-4-dehydrorhamnose reductase produces MKILLLGKNGQVGWELQRSLAPLGELVALDRNSREYCGDLADLGGLADTIRAVAPDVIVNAAAYTAVDKAESEADLARAINARAPGVLAEEAGRSDAWLVHYSTDYVFDGGGDKPWKESDATGPLNVYGATKLEGEQMIRQSGCKHLIFRASWVYGARGGNFAKTMLRLAQERDSLSVIDDQFGAPTGADLLADVTAHAIRAAQQDAGVAGMYHLAASGEISWHGYASFVLDFARQAGIALKVAPEAVKAVPTSAFPTPATRPHNSRLDCDKLRKTFDLSLPCWQAGVERMLTEILDRGK; encoded by the coding sequence ATGAAGATCCTGCTGCTCGGCAAGAACGGCCAGGTTGGATGGGAGCTGCAACGCAGCCTTGCGCCGCTGGGCGAGCTGGTCGCGCTGGATCGCAACAGCAGGGAATACTGCGGCGATCTGGCAGACCTTGGGGGACTTGCAGATACGATACGCGCTGTTGCGCCGGACGTGATCGTCAATGCTGCTGCCTATACCGCGGTGGACAAGGCCGAGAGCGAAGCGGATTTGGCGCGCGCCATCAATGCGCGCGCCCCCGGTGTGCTGGCGGAGGAAGCCGGGCGCAGCGATGCATGGCTGGTCCATTATTCAACCGACTATGTGTTCGATGGTGGCGGGGACAAGCCCTGGAAGGAAAGCGATGCCACCGGCCCGCTCAATGTATATGGTGCGACCAAGCTGGAAGGCGAGCAGATGATCCGGCAATCCGGCTGCAAACATCTCATCTTCCGCGCCAGTTGGGTATATGGCGCGCGCGGTGGCAATTTTGCGAAGACCATGCTGAGACTGGCACAGGAACGCGACAGCCTCAGTGTCATCGACGACCAGTTCGGCGCGCCTACCGGTGCGGACTTGCTGGCGGATGTCACCGCGCACGCGATCCGCGCCGCGCAGCAGGACGCCGGGGTGGCGGGCATGTATCATCTGGCCGCTTCGGGCGAGATTTCGTGGCACGGCTACGCAAGCTTCGTGCTGGATTTCGCACGGCAGGCGGGAATTGCGCTCAAGGTGGCTCCGGAAGCGGTCAAGGCGGTTCCGACCAGCGCTTTCCCGACACCTGCAACGCGTCCGCATAACTCGCGGCTGGATTGTGATAAGTTGCGCAAGACATTCGATCTGAGCCTGCCGTGCTGGCAGGCCGGAGTCGAGCGCATGCTCACTGAAATTCTGGATAGAGGTAAGTAG
- a CDS encoding four helix bundle protein, which yields MGKPHEQLDAWKFAMQLVKAVYQLTADFPVEERYGLAQQMRRAAVSIPSNIAEGAGRNGAKEYLHFIGISRGSLAELETQLQLAVMLDFVSSEHTAFDLADRTGKLLTGLHKKWSTQ from the coding sequence ATGGGAAAACCGCACGAACAATTAGATGCATGGAAGTTTGCGATGCAGTTGGTTAAAGCGGTGTATCAACTCACGGCAGATTTTCCGGTAGAGGAACGTTATGGACTCGCACAACAAATGAGACGCGCAGCAGTATCAATACCCAGCAATATCGCCGAAGGAGCCGGACGAAACGGCGCAAAAGAATATTTGCACTTCATCGGTATTTCACGCGGCTCACTAGCCGAGCTGGAAACGCAACTTCAATTGGCAGTAATGCTTGATTTTGTTTCGTCCGAACACACCGCATTTGACCTGGCCGATCGTACCGGGAAATTATTGACTGGCCTGCACAAAAAATGGAGCACCCAATGA